A stretch of the Vigna radiata var. radiata cultivar VC1973A chromosome 9, Vradiata_ver6, whole genome shotgun sequence genome encodes the following:
- the LOC106773363 gene encoding cytochrome P450 94B3, whose translation MFIFLLTLLLFFVFLLSFFIGKQYGYQRNHTPPSHPIIGCLVSFYQNRHRLLDWYTEHIAQSPTHTIVVHRLGARRTVVTANPRNVEYILKTNFANFPKGKPFTEILGDLLGCGIFNVDGELWQVQRKLASHEFSTRSLKDFIVKTLQEEVQHRLIPILEQASREQHVIDLQDVLRRLTFDTVCKVSLGYDPYCLDLEKPLPPLLTAFDTASEVSAARGAAPVFLLWKMKRMLNMGSEKALKEAVKLVHESVMKIIKGKKDEMTYNEKKGGTDLLARLLEAGQEETVVRDMVISMIMAGRDTTSAAMTWLFWLLSKHREEEALLVKEVYGGNKQCEGLDYECLKEMKLLKACLCESMRLYPPVAWDSKHASGADVLPDGTHVGKGERVTYFPYGMGRMESLWGKDCYEFKPERWFDEENVDNGVLKGVNPYKFPVFQAGPRVCLGREMAFIQMEYVVASILNRFVISPVSDEQPRFVPLLTAHMAGGFKVRINSRTGAGTQ comes from the coding sequence ATGTTCATTTTCCTCCTCACTCTTCTACTGTTCTTCGTGTTTCTCCTTAGTTTCTTCATCGGAAAACAATATGGTTATCAGCGTAACCATACACCTCCTTCACACCCTATCATTGGATGCCTCGTTTCTTTCTACCAGAACCGCCACCGTCTCCTCGACTGGTACACCGAACACATAGCACAATCCCCGACCCACACCATCGTCGTTCACCGGCTCGGCGCACGTCGCACGGTGGTGACGGCGAACCCCCGCAACGTAGAGTACATTCTGAAGACCAACTTCGCCAACTTCCCCAAAGGCAAACCCTTCACCGAAATCCTTGGAGACCTTCTCGGGTGCGGGATTTTCAACGTCGATGGCGAGCTCTGGCAAGTGCAGCGCAAGCTAGCGAGCCACGAGTTCAGTACGCGCTCCCTTAAGGACTTCATCGTGAAAACGCTACAGGAAGAGGTCCAACACAGGCTTATTCCAATACTTGAGCAGGCATCACGTGAGCAACACGTGATAGACCTGCAGGACGTGCTGCGGAGACTTACGTTCGACACGGTGTGTAAGGTGTCGTTAGGCTACGACCCGTATTGCCTGGACCTGGAAAAGCCGCTGCCCCCTCTTCTGACAGCTTTCGACACCGCCTCGGAAGTGAGCGCCGCACGCGGCGCAGCGCCAGTGTTTCTGCTGTGGAAGATGAAGAGAATGCTGAACATGGGGTCAGAAAAGGCTCTGAAAGAAGCCGTGAAGCTGGTGCATGAGTCGGTTATGAAGatcataaaaggaaagaaagatgaaatgacatataatgaaaaaaaaggtGGCACCGATTTGCTGGCACGGTTGTTGGAGGCAGGGCAAGAGGAGACGGTGGTGAGGGATATGGTAATAAGCATGATAATGGCGGGGAGAGACACCACGTCGGCGGCGATGACGTGGCTGTTCTGGTTGTTATCGAAGCATCGAGAGGAAGAAGCGTTACTAGTGAAAGAGGTTTATGGTGGAAATAAGCAATGTGAGGGTTTGGATTATGAGTGTTTGAAAGAGATGAAGTTGTTGAAGGCGTGTTTGTGTGAGTCGATGAGGCTGTATCCGCCGGTGGCGTGGGACTCGAAGCATGCAAGTGGTGCTGATGTGTTACCTGACGGAACCCACGTCGGGAAAGGGGAAAGGGTGACATATTTTCCATACGGGATGGGGAGAATGGAATCTCTGTGGGGGAAGGATTGCTATGAGTTTAAACCAGAACGATGGTTTGATGAAGAGAATGTTGATAATGGGGTTCTGAAGGGTGTGAATCCGTATAAGTTCCCGGTTTTTCAGGCGGGTCCAAGAGTTTGTCTTGGGAGGGAAATGGCTTTTATTCAGATGGAGTATGTGGTGGCTTCTATCCTTAATCGTTTTGTCATCTCGCCGGTCTCCGATGAGCAGCCGCGTTTTGTTCCTCTTTTAACAGCTCATATGGCTGGAGGATTCAAAGTGAGGATCAACAGCAGAACTGGAGCAGGAACTCAGTGA
- the LOC106773364 gene encoding protein NRT1/ PTR FAMILY 8.1-like encodes MNIMESNDVEDGLYTEDGTVDIKKQPANKLKTGGWKACRFILGNECCERLAYYGMSTNLVNYLQTRFNQGNTTAATNVTTWSGTCYITPILGAFLADSYLGRYWTIATFSTIYVVGMVLLTFSATIPGIKPACDANGCHPTSAETAACFVGLYLIALGTGGIKPCVSSFGADQFDDNDETERLRKSSFFNWFYFSINIGSLIASSALVWIQTNVGWGWGFGVPAVAMMIAIIFFFIGSRWYRLQRPGGSTITRICQVIVAACRKSRLKVPDDSSLLYEIEDAEANIRGRTKMPHTHELKFLDKAAIERESDHTKDCANPWKLCTVTQVEELKALIHLLPIWASLIAFATVYSQMSTMFVLQGNTMDQQVGPHFKMPSASLSIFDTLSIIFWAPVYDSIIVPIVRKFTGHRQGFTQLQRVGIGLVISIISMIVAGILEVVRLHMVRKYNLYDAQTVPISIFYQVPQYFLIGAAEVFTNIGQMEFFYGQAPDAMRSLCSALQLTTNALGSYASSLILIIVTKITTSNGSIGWVPDNLNRGHLDYYFWLLSVLSLINFFVYLWLAKRYTYKKGT; translated from the exons ATGAATATCATGGAATCGAATGATGTGGAAGATGGCTTATATACAGAAGATGGGACAGTTGACATTAAAAAACAACCTGCCAACAAGTTAAAGACTGGAGGATGGAAAGCATGCAGGTTTATACTTG GAAATGAATGCTGTGAAAGATTGGCGTACTATGGCATGAGTACAAACCTAGTGAACTATCTCCAGACCCGTTTCAACCAAGGAAATACAACTGCTGCAACTAATGTCACAACCTGGTCAGGGACATGCTACATCACCCCAATACTTGGAGCCTTTTTGGCTGATTCATACCTGGGAAGATACTGGACAATTGCTACTTTCTCAACTATCTACGTCGTT GGAATGGTACTTTTAACATTTTCTGCTACTATCCCTGGAATAAAACCAGCATGTGATGCTAATGGTTGCCATCCAACATCAGCAGAAACTGCAGCTTGCTTTGTAGGACTGTACTTGATTGCTCTGGGAACAGGAGGTATCAAACCCTGTGTCTCATCCTTTGGTGCTGACCAATTTGATGACAACGATGAGACTGAGAGGTTAAGGAAGAGTTCTTTCTTCAATTGGttttatttctcaattaatattGGCTCACTTATTGCTTCGTCAGCGTTGGTTTGGATTCAAACGAATGTGGGTTGGGGATGGGGATTTGGAGTACCTGCTGTGGCAATGATGATtgcaattatatttttcttcattggTAGTAGATGGTACAGACTTCAGCGACCTGGAGGAAGTACCATTACAAGAATTTGTCAAGTTATAGTCGCAGCTTGCAGGAAATCTAGGCTAAAAGTGCCTGATGACTCGTCCCTTCTTTATGAGATTGAAGACGCAGAGGCTAACATCAGAGGGAGGACCAAAATGCCACACACACATGAGTTAAA GTTTTTGGACAAGGCCGCAATAGAGAGAGAATCTGACCACACAAAGGATTGCGCAAATCCATGGAAGCTGTGCACAGTGACGCAAGTGGAAGAGCTGAAAGCCTTAATCCATTTGCTCCCAATTTGGGCTTCCCTGATAGCCTTTGCAACGGTGTACAGTCAAATGAGCACAATGTTCGTGTTACAAGGAAACACAATGGATCAACAGGTAGGTCCTCACTTCAAAATGCCCTCTGCATCTCTCTCCATCTTTGACACTCTCAGCATCATCTTCTGGGCACCAGTCTACGACAGCATCATTGTGCCCATTGTAAGAAAGTTCACTGGCCACCGACAAGGCTTCACGCAGCTCCAACGCGTAGGCATAGGCCTTGTCATCTCCATCATCTCCATGATTGTTGCTGGCATTCTAGAGGTTGTTCGCCTCCACATGGTCAGAAAATACAACCTCTACGACGCTCAAACCGTTCCTATCTCAATCTTCTACCAAGTGCCTCAGTACTTTCTCATAGGAGCTGCCGAAGTTTTCACCAACATTGGTCAAATGGAGTTCTTTTACGGACAGGCACCTGATGCTATGAGAAGCTTGTGTTCAGCTCTTCAACTCACCACTAATGCATTGGGAAGCTATGCGAGCAGTTTGATTCTTATAATTGTGACAAAAATCACCACAAGCAATGGAAGCATTGGTTGGGTCCCAGACAATCTCAACAGGGGTCATCTTGATTACTACTTTTGGCTTCTGTCTGTTCTCAGCCTCATCAACTTTTTTGTATATCTCTGGCTTGCTAAGAGGTACACGTACAAAAAGGGTACATGA